From a single Vitis vinifera cultivar Pinot Noir 40024 chromosome 18, ASM3070453v1 genomic region:
- the LOC132253140 gene encoding uncharacterized protein LOC132253140, whose protein sequence is MVMETVSRTVTVMVTVTITVMMTVTVTITIMAMVTITVTVMVMVAVMVMITVTLIVTATVTLTVSVSVTMMVMVTIINGNGIDSSNGNGNGNDNSNDDSDGNGDGDGDGNCNGTDDGDGDCNAYCNTDGNGDNNNDDNDDGYGYDNDDDNNDNNSYDNDNGNGDGNDIDNSDGKGDRLKCKIGKLELVEAKWHASSYLGGLVAGHMAATSYLAAWRALYKGLHQSNSNGDNDRNDNGKVNDDGDGNGVADGYGNGNSDDNGNDDDNRNNNDNGNGNYNGYSNSNGNGSGDGNDNGNVDCNSDGNIDCISISNGDGDGDNNVDSIGNGDSDGNGNGDSNSNSIGNSNDNGIDSSNDNGNGNDNDNGNDNSNGDDNDDSVGNVDGDRNCNGNDDGDSDCNAYGNTDCNGDNNDDDNNDGNGYDNDDGNNDNNSYDNDDGNSDGNDNGIDNSDGKGDSNYNT, encoded by the exons ATGGTGATGGAAACGGTGTCGCGGACGGttacggtaatggtaacggtgacgataacggtAATGATGACGGTAACCGTAACAATAACGATAATGGCAATGGTAACTATAACGGTTacagtaatggtaatggtagcGGTGATGGTAATGATAACAGTGACGTTGATTGTAACAGCGACGGTAACATTGACTGTATCAGTATCAGTAACgatgatggtgatggtgacaaTAAT taatggtaacggtatcGATAgcagtaacggtaacggtaacggtaatgacAATAGTAACGATGatagtgacggtaacggtgatggtgatggtgacggtAATTGTAACGGTACCGATGATGGTGACGGTGACTGTAATGCGTACTGTAACactgacggtaacggtgacaatAACAATGACGATAATGATGATGGTTACGGATACGATAACGATGACGATAACAATGACAATAACAGTTACGATAacgataatggtaacggtgatggtaacgataTCGATAATAGTGACGGTAAAGGTGACA gactaaagtgcaaaattgggaagTTGGAGTTAGTGGAAGCCAAATGGCATGCCAGCTCCTACTTGGGTGGGCTGGTAGCaggccacatggctgccacctcctacttggctgCATGGAGAGCCCTATATAAGGGCCTACA TCAAagtaacagtaacggtgacAATGACCGTAATGATAACGGTAAGGTTAACGATGATGGTGATGGAAACGGTGTCGCGGACGGTtatggtaatggtaacagtgacGATAACGGTAACGATGACGATAACCGTAACAATAACGATAATGGCAATGGTAACTATAACGGTTAcagtaacagtaatggtaatggtagcGGTGATGGTAATGATAACGGTAACGTTGATTGTAACAGTGACGGTAACATTGACTGTATCAGTATcagtaacggtgatggtgacggtGACAATAACGTTGATAGTATCGGTAACGGTgacagtgatggtaacggtaatggtgacagtaATAGTAACAGTATCGGTAACAGTAACGATAACGGTATCGATAGCAgtaacgataacggtaacggtaatgacAACGATAACGGTAATGACAAtagtaacggtgacgataatgATGACAGTGTTGGTAACGTTGATGGTGACCGTAATTGTAACGGTAACGATGATGGTGACAGTGACTGTAATGCGTACGGTAACACTGACTGTAACGGTGACAATAACGATGACGATAATAATGATGGTAACGGATACGATAACGATGACGGTAACAATGACAATAATAGTTACGATAACGATGatggtaacagtgacggtaacgATAACGGTATCGATAATAGTGACGGTAAAGGTGACAGTAACTATAATACCTag